In the genome of Natronorubrum sediminis, one region contains:
- the lysA gene encoding diaminopimelate decarboxylase, with the protein MTALVESPPIRRLADWDPTRLESLAQDYGSPLYVLDLERVRENYRRLESAFPDAEILYAVKANALGDVLETLRAEGAGLECASAGEVERALAASESVAGNGATGANVHYTAVNPPARDLEWVVDAWEEYPDLTITVGAEDTIDRLEERGYDGRLCLRVNPGIGAGHHEKVQTGAAAKFGVPAERAVDVLADAASRGFDVVGIHAHVGSGVSSDQLDDHREFVSRMGDLARDVNKALEGDGGLEFVDVGGGFGVPYREEDQPLDLEAVGDATRDALGDVDARLTIEPGRYFVADAGVLLTAVNTVKEARDTLAVGVDAGMTALLRPAMYDAYHPIRNLTAAIEGEQYGASDNGGGRETVAQTIAGPICESGDVFCENRHLPVSERTDVLAIGNAGAYGYEMANQYNSRPRPASIVLEGEDVRLVRQRETLEDVTRLEREARDSEPSANHETHAEHDTR; encoded by the coding sequence ATGACTGCGCTCGTGGAGTCGCCGCCGATCCGCCGCCTCGCCGACTGGGACCCGACGCGTCTCGAGTCCCTCGCCCAGGACTACGGCTCGCCGCTTTACGTCCTCGACCTCGAGCGCGTCCGCGAGAACTATCGTCGCCTCGAGTCGGCGTTTCCCGACGCCGAAATCCTCTACGCGGTGAAAGCGAACGCGCTTGGTGACGTTCTCGAGACGCTTCGTGCGGAGGGGGCGGGCCTCGAGTGTGCCTCCGCCGGCGAAGTCGAACGCGCGCTCGCGGCCAGCGAATCTGTGGCCGGGAACGGCGCGACGGGCGCGAACGTCCACTACACCGCGGTCAACCCGCCAGCACGCGACCTCGAGTGGGTCGTCGACGCCTGGGAAGAGTACCCAGACCTGACGATCACCGTCGGTGCCGAGGACACCATCGACCGTCTCGAGGAACGGGGCTACGACGGCCGACTCTGCTTGCGAGTCAACCCCGGTATCGGCGCGGGTCACCACGAGAAGGTTCAGACCGGCGCTGCCGCGAAGTTCGGCGTCCCGGCGGAGCGCGCCGTCGACGTCCTCGCCGACGCCGCCAGCCGAGGCTTCGACGTCGTCGGCATCCACGCCCACGTCGGCTCCGGCGTCTCGAGCGATCAACTCGACGACCACCGCGAGTTCGTCTCGCGGATGGGTGACCTCGCTCGAGACGTGAACAAGGCGCTCGAGGGCGACGGCGGCCTCGAGTTCGTCGACGTCGGCGGTGGCTTCGGCGTTCCTTACCGCGAGGAAGACCAGCCACTGGATCTCGAGGCAGTCGGCGACGCGACCCGCGACGCACTCGGCGACGTCGACGCCAGGCTGACGATCGAACCCGGCCGGTACTTCGTCGCGGACGCGGGCGTCCTCCTGACGGCGGTCAACACCGTCAAGGAGGCCCGTGATACCCTCGCGGTCGGCGTCGACGCCGGCATGACGGCACTCTTGCGACCCGCGATGTACGACGCCTACCATCCGATTCGGAACCTGACGGCCGCCATCGAAGGCGAGCAATACGGCGCGAGCGACAATGGAGGAGGCCGCGAAACGGTCGCACAGACTATCGCCGGCCCGATTTGTGAGAGCGGAGACGTTTTCTGTGAGAACCGTCACTTACCCGTAAGTGAGCGCACGGACGTGCTCGCGATCGGCAACGCGGGGGCCTACGGCTACGAAATGGCGAACCAGTACAACTCACGACCACGGCCTGCATCGATCGTCCTCGAGGGCGAGGACGTTCGACTCGTCCGCCAACGCGAGACGCTCGAAGACGTAACTCGTCTCGAGCGGGAGGCCCGCGATTCCGAACCGAGCGCGAACCACGAGACTCATGCCGAGCACGACACACGATAG
- a CDS encoding 2,3,4,5-tetrahydropyridine-2,6-dicarboxylate N-succinyltransferase, producing MSTLERDISELWSRYQDDEIDADSADEDAYATLEAFLEALEAGDARAAEKQGNTWEANEWVKQGILLNFGLRSIGQYEHGSVTYNDVLPLADSSEYGERGSRNTPDGTVVRQGAHIGSDCILMSPAFVNIGAHVGDGTLVDSCDTVGSCAQIGENVKLGANTLIGGVLEPVENAPVIVEDNVSLGAGCRVTSGFVVGENSVVGENTLLTPRIPVYDLVEEEVVYGELPANRRAFTRFVESSISDHDLFEGGAYKPAVVATDLETETLEATEREDALRE from the coding sequence CGCCTATGCGACGCTCGAGGCGTTCCTCGAGGCGCTCGAGGCGGGCGACGCTCGCGCGGCCGAAAAGCAGGGTAACACCTGGGAAGCCAACGAGTGGGTCAAGCAGGGTATCTTGCTCAACTTCGGGCTGCGCTCGATCGGCCAGTACGAACACGGCAGCGTCACGTACAACGACGTCCTGCCCCTCGCGGACTCGAGTGAGTATGGCGAGCGCGGCAGCCGAAACACGCCGGACGGCACCGTCGTCCGTCAGGGAGCCCACATCGGCTCGGACTGCATCCTGATGAGTCCGGCGTTCGTCAACATCGGCGCACACGTCGGCGACGGCACGCTCGTCGACTCCTGTGACACGGTCGGCTCCTGTGCACAGATCGGGGAGAACGTCAAACTCGGCGCGAACACCCTCATCGGCGGCGTCCTCGAGCCAGTCGAGAACGCCCCCGTCATCGTCGAGGACAACGTCTCCCTCGGCGCTGGCTGTCGGGTCACCTCCGGCTTCGTCGTCGGCGAGAACAGCGTCGTCGGCGAAAACACGCTGCTCACGCCGCGTATTCCCGTCTACGACCTCGTCGAAGAGGAGGTCGTCTACGGCGAACTGCCCGCGAACCGTCGGGCGTTCACCCGATTCGTCGAGTCCTCGATCAGCGACCACGACCTCTTCGAGGGCGGCGCCTACAAGCCCGCCGTCGTCGCCACTGACCTCGAGACGGAGACCCTCGAGGCGACCGAGCGCGAGGACGCGCTGCGCGAATAG